A section of the Lutra lutra chromosome 3, mLutLut1.2, whole genome shotgun sequence genome encodes:
- the LOC125096092 gene encoding 26S proteasome regulatory subunit 7 has translation MPDYLGADQRKTKEEEKDDKPIRALDEGDIALLKTYGQSTYSRQIKQVEDDIQQLLKKINELTGIKESDTGLAPPALWDLAADKQTLQSEQPLQVARCTKIINADSEDPKYIINVKQFAKFVVDLSDQVAPTDIEEGMRVGVDRNKYQIHIPLPPKIDPTVTMMQVEEKPDVTYSDVGGCKEQIEKLREVVETPLLHPERFVNLGIEPPKGVLLFGPPGTGKTLCARAVANRTDACFIRVIGSELVQKYVGEGARMVRELFEMARTKKACLIFFDEIDAIGGARFDDGAGGDNEVQRTMLELINQLDGFDPRGNIKVLMATNRPDTLDPALMRPGRLDRKIEFSLPDLEGRTHIFKIHARSMSVERDIRFELLARLCPNSTGAEIRSVCTEAGMFAIRARRKIATEKDFLEAVNKVIKSYAKFSATPRYMTYN, from the coding sequence ATGCCAGATTACCTCGGTGCGGATCAGCGGAAAaccaaagaggaggagaaggacgACAAGCCCATCCGAGCTCTGGATGAGGGGGATATTGCCTTGCTGAAAACTTACGGTCAAAGCACTTACTCTAGGCAGATAAAGCAGGTTGAAGATGACATTCAACAACTTCTCAAGAAAATTAATGAGCTCACTGGTATTAAAGAGTCTGATACTGGCCTGGCCCCACCAGCACTCTGGGATTTGGCTGCAGATAAACAAACACTGCAGAGTGAACAGCCTTTGCAGGTTGCAAGGTGTACGAAGATAATCAATGCTGACTCGGAGGACCCAAAGTACATTATCAATGTGAAGCAGTTTGCCAAGTTTGTGGTGGACCTCAGTGATCAGGTAGCACCTACCGACATTGAAGAAGGGATGAGAGTTGGGGTGGACAGAAATAAGTATCAGATTCACATTCCGCTGCCTCCCAAGATTGACCCAACAGTTACCATGATGCAGGTGGAAGAAAAACCTGATGTCACGTACAGTGATGTGGGTGGCTGTAAGGAACAGATTGAGAAACTTCGAGAAGTAGTTGAAACCCCATTACTTCATCCAGAGAGGTTTGTTAACCTTGGCATTGAGCCTCCCAAGGGTGTGCTGCTCTTTGGTCCACCTGGTACAGGCAAGACCCTCTGTGCTCGGGCAGTTGCTAACAGGACTGATGCTTGCTTCATTCGGGTTATTGGATCTGAACTTGTACAGAAGTACGTCGGTGAGGGGGCTCGAATGGTTCGTGAGCTCTTTGAAATGGCCAGAACGAAAAAAGCCTGCCTCATCTTCTTTGATGAAATTGATGCTATTGGAGGGGCTCGTTTTGATGATGGTGCTGGAGGAGACAACGAAGTGCAGAGAACGATGCTGGAACTGATTAATCAGCTGGACGGTTTTGATCCTCGAGGTAACATTAAAGTGCTGATGGCCACTAACAGACCTGACACCCTGGATCCAGCACTCATGAGGCCAGGGAGACTGGACAGAAAGATTGAATTCAGCTTACCTGATCTAGAGGGTCGGactcatatttttaagattcatgcTCGTTCAATGAGTGTCGAAAGAGATATCAGATTTGAATTGTTAGCGCGACTGTGTCCAAATAGCACCGGTGCGGAGATTAGAAGCGTCTGCACAGAAGCCGGCATGTTTGCCATCAGAGCACGGCGAAAAATTGCTACCGAGAAGGATTTCTTGGAGGCTGTAAATAAGGTCATTAAGTCTTACGCCAAATTCAGTGCTACTCCCCGCTATATGACATACAACTGA